The Sebastes umbrosus isolate fSebUmb1 chromosome 1, fSebUmb1.pri, whole genome shotgun sequence genome includes the window AGGAAACTCCTGTTTTAAATTTcaagttaaaggtgctctgtGGAGACTTGTAAACACATGTTCtgtttaaattctgtttatccCGGAGgtctaaaaacacattattttaagTCCAGCagtgtttacatccatgtttaccaGCTTTAGTCTTCTTCACTGTCTTTGGGATTGCTGCACATGACGAGTTACAAACTGTCGATCAGAAGAAGAGGACCACTAATGgtaaagtggtaaaaaaagaaaaattgtttttactcaaaaataaactgcagtcatcttattttaaaggaatagttcaacattttgagaaattggtaaagagttagatgagaagacacATCACTCTTGTGTcagtacggtaaatatgaagctgcagccagttagcttaccGGTGTTACACCATATTCTGTGACCATGGTAACAGTGTGACTGTTGCTTTAAAGCGGGTGAAAGAGAGGCCAAGTAGCCCACCTGACGATAGATGTTGCATATTGTTGTTCAGGCGTAGTAAGGTCACAATGTCTGATGGCTTGTGGAAATTGTGACCTTTATTATAATGTGCTTCTGTTGACCCCTTATTGATTATTTTGGTGTTATTGGTCTTTAAAGAAAGTGAGAGAAATGCCAAATACCTGATAACTACTGGATGCAggtcaacattattattaaatgtgtttaataaaaTTCAAATAACAGCCATTTTTGGGGGAAAATTTAAAATTCATGTGTGAACAAAGAGATTGAGGGACTCATACTCTTCtatatcagaatcagctttattgcCCACGTATGTGCACagacaaggaatttgactctggttttaAGTTGCTCTCAATGTTACACACTTACAGGAAGATAGAAATAAACATACAGCTAAAGACtaggacaacaaagctgaacaaagAAAGGTACAAACATAGAAATATTATGTACCTACAGGTAGGTGAAATATATATAGACACGTttatacataaaatatataataaaaagcaTCAATGATCAATAACATACAATGTCTGTATACAAAACTATATAcaaatgtttctgtaaattataaacaaatacaaatagtgcaaaggaATAAATATTGAATGGAAGTGTGtattttaaactgtaaatatatgATGTATAATTTGCAGCTAGTTAACTTATTTATTGACATATGTACAACAATTACAGTGAGTAATGAATCTTAGATTACAGGctcccttcaacaatgctctGACATGTATAAAATGAGAATTTAAGACATACAATAGTGTAGAAATTAAAATATAGGGATAAAATAATaagattaatatatttaaaatatgaaatcaaataatatatattatatttgtggTAGACAGGTGTACAGTAATAGTAAAAATTAATGAACTGTAATATAAGCAGGAATGTCgtaaaagtatataaaagtCATATAAAAGTCATATAAAAGGTAGAGATGTGGTGTAAGTTTGCTCACAGTTAAAATAACATTATAGTTGTTTCTGTCGTATTCTTATGGTACAAAATGTCCTGAAAGTACATTTTGGGATGTTATCCAGCTTCAACGAGATCCAGCTGTGGATGTCAAACCAGACACCACCACATGGCGACCACTAGAGGGCGGCAGCGAGCACTCAGCTGGTTGAGCTGCTGGAAAGAGAACCAACGAGGAAGACAACCCGGAAGAGGAGGTGTTTTCACTGCGGTGTCCACATGTGTCCTGTAGTCATGCTGAGTAATGTAAGCAGAGGATTATAAAAGAGGTAAAACAGCGATATGAAGAGTGGACAAGTCTTATAGCTCGTTAAAGGTAAGATATATTAGTTATTATTTAGAGAAACAGACTCCTGGATGTCATTTAGTAGTTCACTAGTTCACTAGTTCACTACAGTGTTTAGTCAAACTGTCAGAAAATGTCATTTCATGTAAACTTTGACTATTTCTTTCTGAGTAATTTAACTGTAGCTGCTGTAGATAACAGTGTATTTACCCAACATGGTTACAAACAGACTTACTGaagtaaacaaacatgaatAATTCTTTAAGACAGTAGATGAGATAGACTTTATTGTCCCAGTGGGACATTAGCCTTGGTTATCAGTATGAAATCACAGCaaaacaacagtaaaaacacaaacattataAACGGTATTATTGAGGCATTTATGTGGAGATAATAACAGATAAACCTTTGTTGTGTTATGACACAGCAGTCTGCTAAATTACACACATCTCCAGTGTAACAACAGTTTAGAGAATAAAGCTGATTACAGCCCAAACATGCAGGAGATAGACACTGAGTCTGAAACAGATTACACAAATAAACATCTTCTATGTATAATATAGTGTAACACCTGCTGTAAACTCGTAACAACAATGTAATCTGTCAAATGGCTGATTAGTTTGTTATTTTAGGTGCTATAATGACTTTATGACAGCTCACTTTAAGGGTGGACGTGTGTCATTTTAAAGTACagtattacatttaatttgagaaataGCAGTCCATAAATGTCAGTTATCTGAAATTTGAGTTAATGATTACAGCTTCAATGTTTGTTCAATCTTTGATGTCTTatacacagtggtggaaagtaaccaagtacatttactcaagtacagttttgaggtacttgtactaaacttgagtatttccatttgatgctactttatacttctactccactacatttatctgacagctggatTAAGACAAAATAGATTTAAAGATTAAAACAATGGTTCCCAAAcgttttggcttgtgacccctCACAAAAAACAGTTCTAGCTGAGACGTCTTGTCCCAAtttgtgtgtaggatttgataTAAAagatgtgaagggctcattctaagctaacaaaaacacaacgattcttagtttcaggtgattatacactaatgaaaacacagttatgaatattatattccatttctgcaaatagatcccccgaaatgctacacactggtccctTTAAGTGAATTGTCTGTCTCAATACTTCTTCGTTCGACCACATATCATCCTAATGCAAAACTATACTGTTGCTGTTTATCAGACAGTGTTCGAAGATGCTGAGTGATACGGAGGCTGCAGAGCTGCTCTCCTTCCTAAGCCCCAGTACACGTCCTGATGTCAAAAGTCACACCACAGGGTACATCCTGGGACTGTCTGGAAACAGGTAGGacgctgatgatgatgatgatgatgatgaccttTACCCATGTTTCTGCTCGCCCCTCTGAGGCTCTCAGCTTGGATACAAATGCTAAACTAGTCCTGAAGCAGACCAGACTGTGACGCTGCCTCGTCCACTGCAGTCCAATGTGATAAACACTTTGAGTTGAACGGAGAGTTGCTTCACAGTGCTGTAGGATTTTATTACTGAACTATGAGCAGGACGCACATTACAGATGTATGTTTCCACATCACAGGTGGCGATCAGAGGCACTAAGATGTACGTTTTAGTCAGGTAAAATGTGAGACTTGACATGTAGGATCTTATAAGCTACACTGCAGGTGTGCTGAAAGAAAAGTAAATTATCAATAAAAGCAGGAACACTCTGACTAAATAAAAGAGAGAAGCTGTTTTGCGTCTGTGATTTCCAGCCAGCAGGATTCCAGTAACTCTctttatttctgtgtgtttgttttcagggATGGCTGTCGCTTCCTCCGCTCTAAACCTGACTTACTTGTTGCCATGTTTGCGCTGACGTCTGACCCCTCTGTTGCTATCGCGAAGGACTGTTTCCACATCCTCGTCAACCTGTCAGCTGACGAGACTCTGCACCAGGTGACTAGTCCTGATTGACCAGCAGATTCCAGTCTAAACAAACTGTTATTGATGAGTTATTGATAAGTAACTCAACTGTCTCAGAGAGGCTGTTGTGATAACAGAcatttgacaaataaatcaaaacaaaaagaaatgtcagcCCTCAGATGTTGTGGATTCAGACAAACAGGTTACAGGTGTTCTTGGTTGTGTCTCATCCAGGTTTTGGTGGAAGATGTCAAAGTTCTTCCGGTGTTGTTAAAGAAGCTTCTGGATCCAGAGTACCTGTTCTCTGATCGGATCTGCTCCATCCTGTCCAACCTGACCCGCCATAAGAAGACCTGCAAGACTGTGTTCAAGGTGGGTCCCAGCTTGACTCAGTGAGCTGCTGATTCCATACAGGTCCACAATGCCTCCCGGGTCATCAGAACCAGATGAGAGATGaagtgttttgttgctgtttcaGGTCCTCCAAGAGGAGGTTGGTCTGCCGAAGCTGGTGGAGATCTTCTGCACTGAAGGTTACAACGAGAAGGCTCAGCTCCACTATCTGGGTTCTCTGTTGTCCAACCTGACACAGCTGCCCGAGACCAGGGACTACTTGATGGACAAGGACAGGTGATTGATTCCTCTGCAGGACAACAACTGATGGTCAGACAGAGGGCAGATCTGCAGCACCCAGCTTTTGGAATTTTTCAAAAATGATATCATCCCCTTTTTTTGCTGCAATTTGTGTGTAAAAAGTGGGCTTTTCCTTCACTATCCTACAGGGCCAGTAGGAATTTAgggaagagacagaggagagtgACCAAAATCTCTTATATATTATCACCGACCGCACTCACTATATGAACAATACAGCAACAACTACCAAAGATACCCAAAATATATGTTTCTGCTTCAAGTctattttcttcctcttcacaTTTGTACATCTGTAACTGCAGTGATTTTTTGTTGGGCTCTGAGCGCTGCCAAAAGGCAGGTGACCCACACTAAATACtgtgcctgaacgcatcatgtGTGGACACAGACGGAggactggagctgctgctgctaacgTGCTGCTTCAGTCAGAGTGCATTAGTCTAAATCAGGAGTAATATTTGGTTCATGAGGCATACTGAAGACAGATACACAAGCTGTTACACCCCCAATATTCACAGTACATTCACTTGAACTCGAGACATTGACATCATTTGgccctgcagctgctgcagcattttaaacttgtgtgtgtgtgtgtgtgttgcaggtgtgTAATCCAGAGGTTGTTTCCCTTCACTCAGTATCAGGCATCAGCGGTGAGGAGGGGTGGAGTCGTCGGGACTCTGCGCAACTGTTGCTTTGACCACGGTGAGACACGCAGAGACCTTGTTTACACAtgggccctgttcagacctggtattaacatgcatcttgggtgatctgatcacaagtggacagctctaagtccAAGAAGCATCTGAGATGGCCTGAAATATGATGCATTCTTGCCAGATGCTGGAAATGTGATAATACATCCGTCTCTTTTAAGACGTAATCTTCGTCAGTGTCTGGGGAAGTAGCCTCTACAGGGCCTGAACGCTGTGATAACTCCAGAAGTGACTCTGAAATCAGATGAAATAGATCCTTTGACTGAGCGCTAAAATCATTGTAGCAACTACTATCAATTAAAAGGCAGCTAAGAGGCTAAGTAGGCTCTTTACTGTGATGCCTAAAACTAATCCATACTTAAATCCAGATGCGTTTGactgtttattaaatgaaaagaatgaaaagaaacaaCTGTTATGGATAAATTAAAGTAGGCCCTGACGTGATGTGGTAGTCAACAGAAAATGTCCAAGCCTTACTCACCCTCTTTGTCTAAATCCCATGATCCAAGTGAACAGGTAATTATCCAAAGTGATGTTAACCAAAAGAACGTGTGTAGCCTAaacaaatgataataataataataataataataaacgacAGGCTAAATATACACTTTGGCTCCTAAAATCATAATAGTAATTGGACAGAAAGAATAAATCATGTGAGAGATGCTACGTCGGGTATTCAGTAACGTCTTTGTCATGTCCTCACTGAACTGAAGTCCAACATTACTTCCAGTCGTCTGAACGCTAACCTCTCCTCAATCTGTGCAGTCCATCATGAGTGGTTGCTCAGCGACGCTGTGGACATCCTGCCCTCCCTCCTGCTGCCACTGGCCGGTCCAGAGGAGCTGACGGAGGAGGAAAATGACGGTGAGTTTCTAATTAACTGTTTTAGTTAATTCAGTTTATCATATTTTAATAGACAAGTCTGGTGACATTctcaaaatgtctttttgtcAACAAATACCATACAAAgagcaaaaccaacaatgaattgatctaCTGACAAGTattatcttcttcctctgtgccatagtgCTCCATTGTTgtgtaaaaactattaaaaacacagtgacatgttccttcatcaccataaACACACTCTGTAGTTTATCTTGACTTAATCCCACAAACTTCGTCCTGCTGCACCAAATACTCAATAGGGTAtcacatgtggattaatccgccgctgaaaatagtccccaagaAATTCACTATTTCCTCCTTTTTCAGTAAAGTTGTGACAAACTACAATGACCAActattttaggaaattactgagcctttttttgacaaattaaaatatatatttgtgaatGTTTATAAAGATTTGTACCTTCAGTAGGAACCACTGGGCTTGGGGCTGTGTGGGCAGGGAAGTCACGCTGAGTCTGAATCTAACATGTGATGTTCAGGTCTGCCTGTGGACCTACAGTACCTCCCCGAGGacaagaagagagaagaagaccCCGACATCAGAAAGATGCTGCTGGAAACACTTTTACTGGTACGACACAACAAACATGCacatcaaacacacagacaccccTATAGACTAATGTTTTCATGTTGAGCTCTTTACTGTTTGTCTCTCGTGCAGCTGACAGCGACCAGACCCGGCCGGGACATACTGAAAGACAAGAACGCTTATCTAATCATTAGAGAGTTACACCGCTGGGAGAAGGACGTCCACGTTGCAGCAGCCTGTGAGAAACTGGTCCAGGTAGGAAAGAGCGAATCATCATCTTATAACTGTCAAATaagttttatttctatattacAGTGGTTATCTTCCCTTAACCCTTTAAAACGGCAGTGGGAGATCGTTGATGgcatgatcctgtttgaattgatCTAAAATAATAAACCATAATAGCTAAAGTATTCATTCTTTTTTCATCGGAAGCCTAAGGCTTCTGTAAAagataaatggacttgcattttctagtcttccgaccactcagaGGTCTTTACACTttatgtcaacattcacccttTCACCCACAcgttcatacactgatggcagaggctgccatgaaACGTGCCAACCTGCTCATCAGGAGCGGTTAAGGGTTCAGTgtgttgctcaaggacacttcgacactCTCTCTGGaagagccggggatcgaaccaggAACCTCCCGATTACTAAACGATAGAGCCATGCCGCCCctattgtctgtctgtctgtctgtctttctttcgcATCATCATGTTGTACGTCCGGaccattcatgtgaatgtgaTATTTCAGGAATACCTGGaatgaatttcttcaaatttggcacaaacatccacttg containing:
- the hgh1 gene encoding protein HGH1 homolog — protein: MLSDTEAAELLSFLSPSTRPDVKSHTTGYILGLSGNRDGCRFLRSKPDLLVAMFALTSDPSVAIAKDCFHILVNLSADETLHQVLVEDVKVLPVLLKKLLDPEYLFSDRICSILSNLTRHKKTCKTVFKVLQEEVGLPKLVEIFCTEGYNEKAQLHYLGSLLSNLTQLPETRDYLMDKDRCVIQRLFPFTQYQASAVRRGGVVGTLRNCCFDHVHHEWLLSDAVDILPSLLLPLAGPEELTEEENDGLPVDLQYLPEDKKREEDPDIRKMLLETLLLLTATRPGRDILKDKNAYLIIRELHRWEKDVHVAAACEKLVQVLIGDEPEQGMDNLMEVEIPEDVEVKLKEADTKEQQELEKEAEQMRQEEEEERKKKSDAEETDKEQESGLIR